A window of the Ipomoea triloba cultivar NCNSP0323 chromosome 14, ASM357664v1 genome harbors these coding sequences:
- the LOC116003509 gene encoding potassium transporter 6-like isoform X2 — translation MDLESGSCQNRAKRESWRQVLILAYQSLGVVYGDLSTSPLYVYKSTFAEDIEHSRSNDEIYGVLSFVFWTLTLVPLLKYVFIVLKADDNGEGGTFALYSLLCRHAKVNSLPSCQLADEELSSFKKDIINPAPATLGGRLKSSLERYRVLQRFLLVLALIGACMVIGDGILSPALSVFSAVSGIELAMAKEHHKYIEVPIACVILIVLFSLQHYGTHRVGFLFAPVVITWLLCISAIGLYNIFRWNPFVYQALSPYYMYKFLKKTQRGGWMSLGGILLCITEAMFADLGHFTQMSIQIAFTFMVYPSLVLAYMGQAAYLTKHHDFESGYHISFYISVPEKLRWPVLVTAVLAAVVGSQAIITGTFSIIKQCSSLGCFPRVKILHTSSKMHGQIYIPEINWTLMLLCLAVTIGFRDTKRLGNASGLAVITVMLVTTCLMSLVIVLCWHRSVVLAIGFVLFFGTMEAFYFSASLIKFCEGAWVPIALSFLFMIIMCVWHYGTIKKYEFDVQNKVSIDWLLSVGPSLGIVRVRGIGLIHTDLVSGIPAIFSHFVTNLPAFHQVLVFLCVKYVQVPHVRPEERFLVGRVGPREYRMYRCIVRYGYRDAHKDDLEFENDLICSIAEYIRAGDPTKDDEEMAVVGSPSTHLNRVQVFQEDGHHEGEPSSSSGILELREIKSPRKRVRFVVPESPNINANARGEMRDLMEARESGIAYILGHSYMKAKNGSGLTKKMAINLGYEFLRRNSRAPTYAFSVPHASTLEVGMVYNV, via the exons ATGGATCTAGAGTCTGGGTCTTGCCAGAATCGTGCAAAG AGGGAGTCTTGGAGGCAAGTTTTGATATTGGCATATCAAAGCTTAGGTGTTGTCTATGGTGATTTAAGCACATCACCATTGTATGTGTACAAGAGTACTTTTGCTGAGGACATTGAGCATTCAAGAAGCAATGATGAAATCTATGGGGTTTTGTCATTTGTGTTCTGGACTTTGACTTTGGTTCCTCTTCTGAAATATGTGTTCATTGTGCTTAAAGCTGATGATAATGGTGAAGGGGGCACATTTGCTCTTTATTCACTCCTCTGTAGGCATGCTAAGGTGAACTCATTGCCCAGTTGCCAGTTAGCAGACGAGGAATTATCCTCGTTTAAGAAGGACATAATCAACCCTGCCCCTGCAACTCTTGGGGGGAGGCTGAAATCTAGTCTGGAGAGGTATAGAGTATTGCAGAGATTTCTCCTTGTGTTGGCTTTAATTGGAGCCTGTATGGTCATAGGCGATGGTATTCTTTCACCGGCCCTCTCAG TTTTTTCTGCAGTTTCTGGTATTGAACTTGCAATGGCTAAAGAGCACCACAAAT ATATAGAGGTTCCCATTGCTTGTGTCATCCTGATCGTCTTGTTTTCCCTTCAACATTATGGCACTCACAGGGTTGGGTTTTTGTTCGCTCCTGTGGTCATAACATGGCTTCTATGTATCAGTGCTATtggtttatataatatttttcgtTGGAATCCTTTTGTGTATCAAGCACTATCACCATATTACATGTACAAATTCCTGAAGAAAACTCAAAGAGGAGGCTGGATGTCGTTGGGAGGGATTCTCTTATGCATAACGG AGGCGATGTTTGCTGATCTCGGGCACTTCACTCAAATGTCTATACAG attgcTTTCACATTCATGGTTTATCCTTCACTTGTCCTTGCATATATGGGGCAAGCTGCTTATCTGACCAAGCATCACGATTTTGAGAGTGGCTACCATATTAGCTTCTACATTTCAGTTCCCG AGAAATTAAGATGGCCTGTTTTGGTGACTGCTGTACTAGCTGCAGTTGTGGGGAGCCAAGCTATAATCACGGGAACCTTTTCAATTATTAAACAATGCTCTTCTCTGGGATGCTTTCCGAGAGTGAAAATATTGCACACATCGTCAAAAATGCATGGTCAGATTTACATTCCAGAGATCAACTGGACGCTGATGCTGCTATGTTTGGCCGTTACTATTGGTTTCCGAGACACCAAGCGCCTGGGTAATGCATCAG GTTTGGCTGTGATAACTGTTATGCTGGTTACAACTTGTTTGATGTCATTGGTGATTGTGCTGTGCTGGCACCGGAGTGTCGTCCTTGCAATTGGCTTCGTGCTCTTCTTTGGTACAATGGAAGCATTTTATTTCTCGGCTTCTCTAATTAAATTTTGCGAAGGAGCGTGGGTGCCCATTGCCCTGTCCTTCCTTTTCATGATAATCATGTGTGTTTGGCACTACGGGACCATCAAAAAGTACGAGTTTGATGTCCAAAACAAGGTCTCCATCGACTGGCTACTTAGCGTGGGTCCTAGCCTGGGGATTGTACGAGTTCGTGGCATTGGCCTCATACACACCGACTTGGTCTCGGGGATCCCGGCTATATTCTCTCATTTCGTCACCAACCTTCCAGCCTTCCACCAGGTCCTGGTTTTCCTTTGTGTTAAGTATGTCCAAGTTCCTCATGTTAGGCCCGAAGAGCGGTTCCTCGTGGGGCGTGTTGGCCCCCGGGAGTACAGAATGTACCGCTGCATTGTCAGGTACGGGTACAGAGACGCTCACAAGGATGACCTAGAGTTCGAAAATGACCTCATCTGCAGCATAGCCGAGTACATCCGGGCAGGAGACCCCACGAAGGACGACGAGGAAATGGCCGTGGTAGGCTCCCCCTCGACTCACTTAAACCGAGTCCAAGTCTTCCAGGAGGACGGTCATCACGAAGGCGAGCCCTCGTCGTCATCCGGGATATTAGAGCTCCGGGAAATAAAGTCTCCAAGAAAACGGGTGAGGTTCGTCGTCCCCGAGTCTCCAAATATCAACGCAAACGCGCGGGGTGAGATGCGCGATCTCATGGAAGCGAGGGAGTCAGGTATAGCTTACATACTAGGGCATTCATATATGAAAGCAAAGAATGGATCAGGGCTTACAAAGAAGATGGCTATAAATCTTGGATATGAGTTCTTGAGAAGGAACAGTAGAGCACCAACATATGCATTCAGTGTTCCTCATGCTTCAACTCTAGAAGTGGGAATGGTGTACAATGTTTGA
- the LOC116005178 gene encoding pectinesterase-like: protein MGSGEKNKKVAVAGVAYILLVACCVSGLPGLSLIGGSSDGGAVSSDGGDVSGSGGILSPLDKIDGLISSATKSTKTICAPTDYKETCERSLAGVHNIHDPKELIKVAFTTVVESINTAITKSELFKEEVEGKDPRISGALDTCKAVLQYSIDDLTRCFDKAEDFKLTKIEDYAKDLRVWLSGAITHQETCIDAFENTTGNTGESMKHLLKMAGELTSDGLAMITRFTGLLHTVKIPGLHHGLNHRLLEGEFPVGDLTADPASIKPDIVVAKDGSGQYKTINDALSAVPAKNNRTFVIFIKAGVYNEYVVVPRKMNKVVFLGEGPTKTRITGNKNYIDGVGTYQTATVAIEGDGFIARDIGFENSAGAEKHQAVALRVSADMTMFYNCHIDAYQDTLYTHAYRQYYRDCTITGTIDFIFGDAEAVFQNCKMVVRKPLENQACMVTAQGRKEYNEVGGIVLQNCSILPDPALEALSPPVKVYLGRPWKEFSRTVIMQSYIDGFIAPEGWAPWEGDYALDTLWYAEYENRGPGASTADRVNWKGYRKNISPELAQQFTPGAYLDGDEWIKPSGIPYESGMMKV, encoded by the coding sequence atgggGTCTggagaaaagaacaaaaaggtCGCCGTCGCCGGCGTCGCTTACATTCTCTTGGTGGCTTGCTGCGTCTCCGGTCTCCCTGGTTTATCGTTGATCGGAGGCTCCAGTGACGGCGGCGCCGTTTCTAGTGACGGCGGCGACGTTTCTGGTTCCGGCGGGATTTTATCCCCTCTGGACAAAATCGACGGCTTGATTTCATCCGCAACAAAGTCGACGAAAACCATTTGCGCCCCGACGGATTACAAGGAGACCTGCGAGAGGAGCCTCGCCGGCGTTCACAACATTCACGACCCAAAGGAGCTTATCAAGGTGGCTTTCACGACGGTGGTGGAGAGCATCAACACCGCCATTACCAAGTCGGAGCTTTTCAAGGAGGAGGTCGAGGGCAAGGATCCCCGAATCTCCGGCGCGCTCGACACGTGCAAGGCGGTGCTACAATACTCCATTGATGATCTCACCAGGTGTTTCGACAAGGCCGAGGATTTTAAACTCACGAAAATCGAAGATTACGCTAAGGACCTCAGGGTTTGGCTCAGCGGCGCTATAACTCACCAGGAAACCTGCATAGATGCGTTCGAGAACACCACCGGGAACACCGGTGAGAGCATGAAACACCTCCTTAAAATGGCGGGAGAATTAACCAGCGACGGCCTGGCTATGATTACTCGCTTCACGGGACTCCTCCATACCGTGAAAATCCCCGGCCTCCATCATGGCCTCAATCATAGGTTGTTAGAAGGTGAGTTTCCGGTTGGAGACCTAACCGCCGATCCGGCTTCCATTAAACCCGACATTGTGGTTGCCAAGGACGGGAGCGGACAATATAAGACAATCAACGACGCTCTTTCCGCCGTTCCCGCCAAAAACAACCGCACTTTCGTGATCTTCATCAAGGCGGGCGTGTACAATGAATACGTGGTGGTTCCCAGGAAGATGAACAAGGTTGTTTTCCTAGGAGAGGGTCCAACCAAGACAAGAATAACCGGAAACAAGAATTACATCGACGGGGTCGGCACCTACCAGACCGCCACCGTGGCAATCGAAGGAGACGGGTTCATTGCACGGGACATCGGGTTCGAGAACTCGGCAGGGGCGGAGAAGCACCAAGCCGTGGCCCTAAGGGTGTCAGCCGATATGACCATGTTTTACAACTGCCACATCGACGCCTACCAAGACACGCTCTACACCCACGCCTACCGCCAGTACTACCGCGACTGCACCATCACGGGCACCATCGACTTCATCTTCGGGGACGCCGAGGCCGTCTTCCAGAACTGCAAGATGGTGGTGAGGAAGCCGTTGGAGAATCAGGCCTGCATGGTGACCGCCCAAGGGAGAAAGGAGTACAACGAGGTCGGCGGCATCGTCCTCCAGAACTGCTCCATCCTCCCCGACCCTGCCCTGGAAGCTTTGAGCCCGCCCGTCAAAGTGTACCTCGGGCGGCCCTGGAAGGAGTTCTCCAGGACGGTTATCATGCAGTCTTACATCGACGGGTTCATTGCTCCCGAAGGTTGGGCTCCGTGGGAAGGGGACTATGCACTGGACACCCTCTGGTACGCGGAGTATGAAAACCGCGGGCCAGGAGCTTCCACCGCGGATAGGGTGAACTGGAAGGGTTACAGGAAGAACATTAGTCCAGAGCTTGCTCAGCAGTTTACGCCTGGAGCGTACCTGGACGGTGATGAATGGATCAAGCCCAGTGGTATCCCCTACGAATCTGGGATGATGAAGGTGTGA
- the LOC116003509 gene encoding potassium transporter 6-like isoform X3 — MDLESGSCQNRAKRESWRQVLILAYQSLGVVYGDLSTSPLYVYKSTFAEDIEHSRSNDEIYGVLSFVFWTLTLVPLLKYVFIVLKADDNGEGGTFALYSLLCRHAKVNSLPSCQLADEELSSFKKDIINPAPATLGGRLKSSLERYRVLQRFLLVLALIGACMVIGDGILSPALSVFSAVSGIELAMAKEHHKYIEVPIACVILIVLFSLQHYGTHRVGFLFAPVVITWLLCISAIGLYNIFRWNPFVYQALSPYYMYKFLKKTQRGGWMSLGGILLCITGSEAMFADLGHFTQMSIQIAFTFMVYPSLVLAYMGQAAYLTKHHDFESGYHISFYISVPAAVVGSQAIITGTFSIIKQCSSLGCFPRVKILHTSSKMHGQIYIPEINWTLMLLCLAVTIGFRDTKRLGNASGLAVITVMLVTTCLMSLVIVLCWHRSVVLAIGFVLFFGTMEAFYFSASLIKFCEGAWVPIALSFLFMIIMCVWHYGTIKKYEFDVQNKVSIDWLLSVGPSLGIVRVRGIGLIHTDLVSGIPAIFSHFVTNLPAFHQVLVFLCVKYVQVPHVRPEERFLVGRVGPREYRMYRCIVRYGYRDAHKDDLEFENDLICSIAEYIRAGDPTKDDEEMAVVGSPSTHLNRVQVFQEDGHHEGEPSSSSGILELREIKSPRKRVRFVVPESPNINANARGEMRDLMEARESGIAYILGHSYMKAKNGSGLTKKMAINLGYEFLRRNSRAPTYAFSVPHASTLEVGMVYNV, encoded by the exons ATGGATCTAGAGTCTGGGTCTTGCCAGAATCGTGCAAAG AGGGAGTCTTGGAGGCAAGTTTTGATATTGGCATATCAAAGCTTAGGTGTTGTCTATGGTGATTTAAGCACATCACCATTGTATGTGTACAAGAGTACTTTTGCTGAGGACATTGAGCATTCAAGAAGCAATGATGAAATCTATGGGGTTTTGTCATTTGTGTTCTGGACTTTGACTTTGGTTCCTCTTCTGAAATATGTGTTCATTGTGCTTAAAGCTGATGATAATGGTGAAGGGGGCACATTTGCTCTTTATTCACTCCTCTGTAGGCATGCTAAGGTGAACTCATTGCCCAGTTGCCAGTTAGCAGACGAGGAATTATCCTCGTTTAAGAAGGACATAATCAACCCTGCCCCTGCAACTCTTGGGGGGAGGCTGAAATCTAGTCTGGAGAGGTATAGAGTATTGCAGAGATTTCTCCTTGTGTTGGCTTTAATTGGAGCCTGTATGGTCATAGGCGATGGTATTCTTTCACCGGCCCTCTCAG TTTTTTCTGCAGTTTCTGGTATTGAACTTGCAATGGCTAAAGAGCACCACAAAT ATATAGAGGTTCCCATTGCTTGTGTCATCCTGATCGTCTTGTTTTCCCTTCAACATTATGGCACTCACAGGGTTGGGTTTTTGTTCGCTCCTGTGGTCATAACATGGCTTCTATGTATCAGTGCTATtggtttatataatatttttcgtTGGAATCCTTTTGTGTATCAAGCACTATCACCATATTACATGTACAAATTCCTGAAGAAAACTCAAAGAGGAGGCTGGATGTCGTTGGGAGGGATTCTCTTATGCATAACGG GTTCAGAGGCGATGTTTGCTGATCTCGGGCACTTCACTCAAATGTCTATACAG attgcTTTCACATTCATGGTTTATCCTTCACTTGTCCTTGCATATATGGGGCAAGCTGCTTATCTGACCAAGCATCACGATTTTGAGAGTGGCTACCATATTAGCTTCTACATTTCAGTTCCCG CTGCAGTTGTGGGGAGCCAAGCTATAATCACGGGAACCTTTTCAATTATTAAACAATGCTCTTCTCTGGGATGCTTTCCGAGAGTGAAAATATTGCACACATCGTCAAAAATGCATGGTCAGATTTACATTCCAGAGATCAACTGGACGCTGATGCTGCTATGTTTGGCCGTTACTATTGGTTTCCGAGACACCAAGCGCCTGGGTAATGCATCAG GTTTGGCTGTGATAACTGTTATGCTGGTTACAACTTGTTTGATGTCATTGGTGATTGTGCTGTGCTGGCACCGGAGTGTCGTCCTTGCAATTGGCTTCGTGCTCTTCTTTGGTACAATGGAAGCATTTTATTTCTCGGCTTCTCTAATTAAATTTTGCGAAGGAGCGTGGGTGCCCATTGCCCTGTCCTTCCTTTTCATGATAATCATGTGTGTTTGGCACTACGGGACCATCAAAAAGTACGAGTTTGATGTCCAAAACAAGGTCTCCATCGACTGGCTACTTAGCGTGGGTCCTAGCCTGGGGATTGTACGAGTTCGTGGCATTGGCCTCATACACACCGACTTGGTCTCGGGGATCCCGGCTATATTCTCTCATTTCGTCACCAACCTTCCAGCCTTCCACCAGGTCCTGGTTTTCCTTTGTGTTAAGTATGTCCAAGTTCCTCATGTTAGGCCCGAAGAGCGGTTCCTCGTGGGGCGTGTTGGCCCCCGGGAGTACAGAATGTACCGCTGCATTGTCAGGTACGGGTACAGAGACGCTCACAAGGATGACCTAGAGTTCGAAAATGACCTCATCTGCAGCATAGCCGAGTACATCCGGGCAGGAGACCCCACGAAGGACGACGAGGAAATGGCCGTGGTAGGCTCCCCCTCGACTCACTTAAACCGAGTCCAAGTCTTCCAGGAGGACGGTCATCACGAAGGCGAGCCCTCGTCGTCATCCGGGATATTAGAGCTCCGGGAAATAAAGTCTCCAAGAAAACGGGTGAGGTTCGTCGTCCCCGAGTCTCCAAATATCAACGCAAACGCGCGGGGTGAGATGCGCGATCTCATGGAAGCGAGGGAGTCAGGTATAGCTTACATACTAGGGCATTCATATATGAAAGCAAAGAATGGATCAGGGCTTACAAAGAAGATGGCTATAAATCTTGGATATGAGTTCTTGAGAAGGAACAGTAGAGCACCAACATATGCATTCAGTGTTCCTCATGCTTCAACTCTAGAAGTGGGAATGGTGTACAATGTTTGA
- the LOC116003514 gene encoding cell number regulator 10-like: MFNSSPSFTLNISGRELNMDPPNPKGSHKYEPPAPSMAVPPPPPVYPGNAMPPYPYPYPYPYPYPYQYQYPYPYPYPQGKCLSPESAECAGKGDGAPMESFPNKNVWVPPSPGKGTAGAYECVNGFPAGPPSPSTSSVMYLQRIGTGSTSDGDHEIAWSTNLFGCLADFNTCLKTCFCPCITSGQIAEIVSEGKTSCLEATIIHGLLLYLFIAPSIYTCLNRSKLRRRFKLKGNNFTDCLTHAFCCFCALCQEYRELYNQGYDPAIGWLKNLERDRNTVAVFRITPPIAEKGMAR, encoded by the exons ATGTTCAACTCCTCTCCCTCTTTTACATTAAATATATCTGGTAGAGAGTTGAACATGGACCCACCTAATCCAAAAGGGTCCCACAAATATGAACCACCGGCGCCGTCGATGGCGGTGCCACCACCGCCGCCCGTATATCCCGGAAATGCCATGCCACCATACCCGTACCCGTACCCGTACCCATACCCATACCCATACCAATACCAATACCCATACCCATACCCATACCCACAAGGGAAATGCCTGTCGCCGGAATCGGCTGAATGCGCCGGGAAAGGGGACGGCGCTCCGATGGAATCTTTCCCAAACAAGAACGTGTGGGTCCCACCATCTCCCGGAAAAGGAACCGCCGGAGCGTACGAATGCGTGAACGGGTTTCCGGCGGGTCCGCCGTCGCCGAGCACCTCAAGCGTGATGTATCTTCAGAGAATCGGCACCGGCAGCACAAGCGATGGGGACCACGAAATAGCCTGGTCAACTAACCTTTTTGGATGTTTAGCAGATTTTAATACTT GTCTCAAAACATGTTTTTGTCCATGCATAACGTCAGGACAAATTGCAGAAATTGTCAGCGAAGGAAAAACCT CATGTTTGGAGGCAACAATAATCCACGGATTGTTACTTTATCTGTTCATAGCCCCATCTATATACACATGCCTCAACAGAAGCAAACTGAGAAGAAGATTCAAGTTGAAAGGGAACAATTTCACAGATTGCCTTACTCATGCTTTTTGCTGCTTTTGTGCTCTCTGTCAAGAGTATCGCGAGCTTTATAACCAGGGATATGATCCTGCCATTG GTTGGCTTAAGAATCTTGAGAGAGACAGAAACACAGTAGCTGTGTTCAGAATAACTCCACCGATAGCGGAAAAAGGGATGGCAAGATAA
- the LOC116003509 gene encoding potassium transporter 6-like isoform X1, translating to MDLESGSCQNRAKRESWRQVLILAYQSLGVVYGDLSTSPLYVYKSTFAEDIEHSRSNDEIYGVLSFVFWTLTLVPLLKYVFIVLKADDNGEGGTFALYSLLCRHAKVNSLPSCQLADEELSSFKKDIINPAPATLGGRLKSSLERYRVLQRFLLVLALIGACMVIGDGILSPALSVFSAVSGIELAMAKEHHKYIEVPIACVILIVLFSLQHYGTHRVGFLFAPVVITWLLCISAIGLYNIFRWNPFVYQALSPYYMYKFLKKTQRGGWMSLGGILLCITGSEAMFADLGHFTQMSIQIAFTFMVYPSLVLAYMGQAAYLTKHHDFESGYHISFYISVPEKLRWPVLVTAVLAAVVGSQAIITGTFSIIKQCSSLGCFPRVKILHTSSKMHGQIYIPEINWTLMLLCLAVTIGFRDTKRLGNASGLAVITVMLVTTCLMSLVIVLCWHRSVVLAIGFVLFFGTMEAFYFSASLIKFCEGAWVPIALSFLFMIIMCVWHYGTIKKYEFDVQNKVSIDWLLSVGPSLGIVRVRGIGLIHTDLVSGIPAIFSHFVTNLPAFHQVLVFLCVKYVQVPHVRPEERFLVGRVGPREYRMYRCIVRYGYRDAHKDDLEFENDLICSIAEYIRAGDPTKDDEEMAVVGSPSTHLNRVQVFQEDGHHEGEPSSSSGILELREIKSPRKRVRFVVPESPNINANARGEMRDLMEARESGIAYILGHSYMKAKNGSGLTKKMAINLGYEFLRRNSRAPTYAFSVPHASTLEVGMVYNV from the exons ATGGATCTAGAGTCTGGGTCTTGCCAGAATCGTGCAAAG AGGGAGTCTTGGAGGCAAGTTTTGATATTGGCATATCAAAGCTTAGGTGTTGTCTATGGTGATTTAAGCACATCACCATTGTATGTGTACAAGAGTACTTTTGCTGAGGACATTGAGCATTCAAGAAGCAATGATGAAATCTATGGGGTTTTGTCATTTGTGTTCTGGACTTTGACTTTGGTTCCTCTTCTGAAATATGTGTTCATTGTGCTTAAAGCTGATGATAATGGTGAAGGGGGCACATTTGCTCTTTATTCACTCCTCTGTAGGCATGCTAAGGTGAACTCATTGCCCAGTTGCCAGTTAGCAGACGAGGAATTATCCTCGTTTAAGAAGGACATAATCAACCCTGCCCCTGCAACTCTTGGGGGGAGGCTGAAATCTAGTCTGGAGAGGTATAGAGTATTGCAGAGATTTCTCCTTGTGTTGGCTTTAATTGGAGCCTGTATGGTCATAGGCGATGGTATTCTTTCACCGGCCCTCTCAG TTTTTTCTGCAGTTTCTGGTATTGAACTTGCAATGGCTAAAGAGCACCACAAAT ATATAGAGGTTCCCATTGCTTGTGTCATCCTGATCGTCTTGTTTTCCCTTCAACATTATGGCACTCACAGGGTTGGGTTTTTGTTCGCTCCTGTGGTCATAACATGGCTTCTATGTATCAGTGCTATtggtttatataatatttttcgtTGGAATCCTTTTGTGTATCAAGCACTATCACCATATTACATGTACAAATTCCTGAAGAAAACTCAAAGAGGAGGCTGGATGTCGTTGGGAGGGATTCTCTTATGCATAACGG GTTCAGAGGCGATGTTTGCTGATCTCGGGCACTTCACTCAAATGTCTATACAG attgcTTTCACATTCATGGTTTATCCTTCACTTGTCCTTGCATATATGGGGCAAGCTGCTTATCTGACCAAGCATCACGATTTTGAGAGTGGCTACCATATTAGCTTCTACATTTCAGTTCCCG AGAAATTAAGATGGCCTGTTTTGGTGACTGCTGTACTAGCTGCAGTTGTGGGGAGCCAAGCTATAATCACGGGAACCTTTTCAATTATTAAACAATGCTCTTCTCTGGGATGCTTTCCGAGAGTGAAAATATTGCACACATCGTCAAAAATGCATGGTCAGATTTACATTCCAGAGATCAACTGGACGCTGATGCTGCTATGTTTGGCCGTTACTATTGGTTTCCGAGACACCAAGCGCCTGGGTAATGCATCAG GTTTGGCTGTGATAACTGTTATGCTGGTTACAACTTGTTTGATGTCATTGGTGATTGTGCTGTGCTGGCACCGGAGTGTCGTCCTTGCAATTGGCTTCGTGCTCTTCTTTGGTACAATGGAAGCATTTTATTTCTCGGCTTCTCTAATTAAATTTTGCGAAGGAGCGTGGGTGCCCATTGCCCTGTCCTTCCTTTTCATGATAATCATGTGTGTTTGGCACTACGGGACCATCAAAAAGTACGAGTTTGATGTCCAAAACAAGGTCTCCATCGACTGGCTACTTAGCGTGGGTCCTAGCCTGGGGATTGTACGAGTTCGTGGCATTGGCCTCATACACACCGACTTGGTCTCGGGGATCCCGGCTATATTCTCTCATTTCGTCACCAACCTTCCAGCCTTCCACCAGGTCCTGGTTTTCCTTTGTGTTAAGTATGTCCAAGTTCCTCATGTTAGGCCCGAAGAGCGGTTCCTCGTGGGGCGTGTTGGCCCCCGGGAGTACAGAATGTACCGCTGCATTGTCAGGTACGGGTACAGAGACGCTCACAAGGATGACCTAGAGTTCGAAAATGACCTCATCTGCAGCATAGCCGAGTACATCCGGGCAGGAGACCCCACGAAGGACGACGAGGAAATGGCCGTGGTAGGCTCCCCCTCGACTCACTTAAACCGAGTCCAAGTCTTCCAGGAGGACGGTCATCACGAAGGCGAGCCCTCGTCGTCATCCGGGATATTAGAGCTCCGGGAAATAAAGTCTCCAAGAAAACGGGTGAGGTTCGTCGTCCCCGAGTCTCCAAATATCAACGCAAACGCGCGGGGTGAGATGCGCGATCTCATGGAAGCGAGGGAGTCAGGTATAGCTTACATACTAGGGCATTCATATATGAAAGCAAAGAATGGATCAGGGCTTACAAAGAAGATGGCTATAAATCTTGGATATGAGTTCTTGAGAAGGAACAGTAGAGCACCAACATATGCATTCAGTGTTCCTCATGCTTCAACTCTAGAAGTGGGAATGGTGTACAATGTTTGA